TCGTAAACGGGAATTTTTTAACAGTCGTAACCCTTACCTCTAAATACTTTACTTCAGAACCTAGTGGATTTTCTCCAATAAAATAGAGTGTATTTTTTACAGCCTCTGAAAATTTTTCACCAAGACCTTTCTGCCGGATTTCATAAAACTTTACGGATTCCCGAAAATCAAATTGCGCTTCACGTGTGAATTTAATTTTCACTCCACATCCTTTTCAGTTTCTTTGAAGACATCGTCCATATCAATAGCTGAATCAGGGTTCTTTCTGTATTCATTCAATCTTTCAGCGACAATTGTTTTCTGCCAATCGGGAATAGAAATTGGATCTTCTTCTTCAGTTAAGCCATCGATATACCCCCAAATTCTTTCTAGAAAATTTGCGGGTAGCGACTTCAGCCGATCTGTAATTTGCTCAACAGTAATATTCATTGACTCAAAGTTAAGAAAAAATAAAGAGAATC
The window above is part of the Kaistella faecalis genome. Proteins encoded here:
- a CDS encoding addiction module protein, encoding MNITVEQITDRLKSLPANFLERIWGYIDGLTEEEDPISIPDWQKTIVAERLNEYRKNPDSAIDMDDVFKETEKDVE
- a CDS encoding type II toxin-antitoxin system RelE/ParE family toxin, which translates into the protein MKIKFTREAQFDFRESVKFYEIRQKGLGEKFSEAVKNTLYFIGENPLGSEVKYLEVRVTTVKKFPFTIHYSIENGVIIIFAVFHNSRSPRQKDIT